The following nucleotide sequence is from Branchiostoma lanceolatum isolate klBraLanc5 chromosome 18, klBraLanc5.hap2, whole genome shotgun sequence.
TCAGccatgttgttgtttgcatCATGTAAAGTACCAAATAGATAGAAAGTGGCAGATAacaagaaatatcatattcggGATGCACCATTTCCTGACTATTTTTGTGCTTGATGCTATTTCAGTGTATGACGTATGTACCAAGCAATCTGCCGGGAGTATGCTGTGGACAATGTGAAGAAATTCCTTGCTGTGTTGTTGATTTGTCTGGCGAGGAAATATTCCATGACGTAAGTTTCTTTTCTACGCGTGTTTTGTTAATTCATTATCAGCATAAAGCCAGACAGCCATGTAGCAGACCCCCCTTTCTGATATCGATTATGAGGGCGACACCATTGGTCTGTCACGCAAGTGCAATCGAACACTTGTTTGTACAATAATTACATTACAGATAGGTGTGGGCTTTTTTAAGAGTTTTTAGTTTTGGATGTCAAAAATATCCGCAGTGAGAAACTTTTATAATGTTTCAATACTGGCATCATGACATTTTTAACTGAATGTCCCCACTTTTCCATGTATTTGGTGACACACGACCTGGTCGGTTCCTATAACTACCGAATCAGCATTGCACTAACTTTTCacttgtttgttcgtttgtttgtttattttacaagACGAAGTTGTGTATTCAGTCTTGTTCAACCGGTATAACACACGATATCatactttatgtcatgcctgggcctgatacgggtgttccggaccgtgtgataactatccggatcacatagggttcgggagtgttatcacacaggcttccatagaatatttcgaatgcatttcgagcNNNNNNNNNNNNNNNNNNNNNNNNNNNNNNNNNNNNNNNNNNNNNNNNNNNNNNNNNNNNNNNNNNNNNNNNNNNNNNNNNNNNNNNNNNNNNNNNNNNNCAAGTATGTTTGCTAATTTAGTACCAGTATCTCTTTCAGGGAGAATATTAACCCTCGGGGAGTTGTTCAGGACAGTTAATTCACGTTGTCTAAGACCATAGTTCCTCTCAGCTCTTCCAAAAGTTTACACCATTACAGTCATACACATTTTCTTGTTACACATAAATGATGTTAAGAATAACGGGATGaagatatatatttattgatTAATTTAAGAACAAGGCGAAGAGGACGAAGATGACGAATCAGCTCGAGAAAACGGATATGACATTTGTGAGACGCCAATGGACATTGAGTGCCGGCTCGTAGGAACAGATTACGTGCTAGGGAATGGAGGCATCTCAGATGACGGGCTCACTAAATGTACCTTAGAATACGGTGCTCAGTGTGAATACAAGTAAGTTCATGTATAGAATTGTTAGCCTACAAACATTGCTCTACAAGTTCCCAATCATTTGACCAATAATGTAACATGTTGTGATGGATCATATAACATCATTGCTTCAATCCAAACAATTTGTTGAATAATAAAGATAGCTTTTGAACTGTATTTTTCAACACTCTTAAAACGAAATACAGGCATACTCAACTCCAGAAGCGTTTTTTCctaaaagaccacatctttattgatttaaaatcagcaaaattgtaaaaatgaatcacgaatgaacaaatgaatgaagccTTTATAATCAAATGGTTCATTAGTACCAATTTATGCGGACCGATGGAATGTGTTGCATGATGGGAACGATGCCTTAACTATTGGTTATTATAAGTAAATTgctgaagttcaaggtcaatttttggtacGAAAGAATGGAAGAATTACACCAAAGACAGTAACTGaagccaagcaactggataacattaaaataaaatatttcagaaaaaaacacgcTAGCTTTCGTAAGTGACTAAAGGACAGAACTTGCAAACCAGGTTTTACAGGAAATCTCGGAATTGATTTGTTAATTAGGTTAAAGCAATTTACTatttaggatggttcaatagaagtaAAACCAAGAACAGGCTGTATGCTAAATAGTCGATGAGCTCGTTTGTCAATTCTTAATTTCCGATAGAAGAATCAAGTTTAAAAGGTTAAAAGTCATAATACTATCCACATGCAAgtttaaaacattattttcaagatcGGCCCTAGAGTTCCACAGCACGCCCTATTTTTCTAAGGGCCTTTTTTATCTTAAATattggtttcaatgggatgtttAAAATCAATGTCGATTCGGACCTAAAGCAATCGGTAAATAAAGTTGCTACGGCTATAAGTTGACCAACAAGTATCCAAAATACAGTGATGTTTAATTCTTAAATCTTAAATattggtttcaatgggatgtttAAAATCAATGTCGATTCGGACCTAAAGCAATCGGTAAATAAAGTTGCTACGGCTATAAGTTGAccaacaagtatccagaaataCAGTGATGTTTTATACTATAAAGTCAACCCAAGATTTCTGAAATGCGCCCAACTTAAAGTTTATCAATAGGTTGTTTGCAATAGAATATGTAAAAGCTGCCTGTACTTTATCTGGGGGTGCTTAGGGGGTTActagaatattgatgctgtataatgtaaTTGCGGCCAAATCCAAATTCAATGTAAAATTGGCAACGCAATAGCgtttttttattcaaccaaATATAATTAGCGGATCAGATCCACTCTCCACTGGGTTTTGATAATTTTTAACTTTTCCTTTATTCATGACAAATAACTTCAAGAATTTATTGAGTTTACTGAAAAAAATCCGTAACTTCAATCTTACATGCATACACATTCAAATATCGAAATTGAAAAAACTAACTGTAGTCTTTTAATCTGAGAATTATTCAAACATAATTACTGAATTTGTCTTCAAATACAGTTGTTCAAACTATGAGGTACGGTACAGATGTTGCTATGAAATGCACGAATGCACAACGCCTGGACCAACCACTCCAGCACCAACAacggcagcaccaacaacagcagcaccaacgacagcagcaccaacaacagttgcaccaacgacagcagcaccaacaacagcagcaccaacaacagctgcaccaacaacagctgcaccaacgacggcggcaccaacgacggcggcacccacaacagcggcaccaacaacagcggcaccaacaacagcggcaccaacaacagcagcaccaacgacagcagcaccaacgacagcagcaccaacgacagccgCACCCACGACAgaagcacccacgacggcggcaccaacaacggcagcaccaacaacggcggcacccacgacggcggcacccacgacggcggcacccacgacggcggcaccgacgacggcggcacccacgacggcggcacccacgacggcggcaccgacgacggcggcaccgacgacagcggcaccgacgacagcggcaccgacaacagcggcaccgacaacagcggcaccgacaacagcggcacccacaacagcggcaccgacaacagcggcaccgacaacagcggcaccgacaacagcggcacccacaacagcggcacccacaacagcggcacccacaacagcagcacccacaacagcagcacccacaacagcagcacccacaacagcagcacccacaacagcagcacccacaacagcagcacccacaactgAAGCACCAACTACAATATGTGAACCTGATTGTCAATGGTCTGAATGGATAGATACACACTGCCCTCCTACAGGTACGTTGGTGTTGAAACTGTTAAAAACAGGAATCTTGTGGAAcatttgatatgataaacacGGTTTAAACTAAGATTGATAATAATTTTTGGAGCAAAAATATGAATGTATATTATTCGTATGAAATTATCACGTAAGATAGAGCTTGAATAGAATTATGTCTATGTTGTAGGGACGGTTTTTGTCTTCTGATATAATTAGAAGTCGTCAAAAGTTTGATAGCTTGCGATTTTTTTAGGCTTTTTCCAAATGCcaatcattgtttttcttccgCTGCAGCATTAGCTTAACTTAGATTCATGTCATGATACcctgcaaaattgcatgttgtctTGTATATCTTTTCCTTCCATGTAGAAATTTTGCGAGTGGTCATGGGTCCTTTAAGGTAAAGCAACATCTATCTTTCATTTGATAGTAGATGccaatgtctgtttgtttcctaCTGTTCAGTGTGTGAGGATGATAATGACATGCCATTTGGGGAATCCTGCTATCATTACGAAACGGAAGAACCAACAGACAAGGATTCTGCAGAAATAATATGTCAGCAAGGTGGTGGCAGCTTGGTGTCTATTTCATCCTCCGATGAATATGTAAGTGTAACGGGAATATTGTCTTTGATGCCTTGGgaacaaattacaatgtagatatcaaGTGCTCTATCTTTTACCAAGAGAGAATCAATACATGATTTCTTAAATCCATAATTATAGTTTTATTATAGTTACGAAGTATCTGCTCAAGGATAAAAGGAGAGGTCAACCCAGAAGACCATAGTAGCggaacttattttcttaattatGAATTCATTGCTATGGACATGGATTTGCCGACCCTTTCCATTCATTTCTACGTAAAAGCCGTTCCCATGCTACATGTTAGATGAATCAAACCTGAGtagtagatactttaatgttgACTCTGATACAGGCAGCATCAATTTAAAACCTACATCTGAAAGtagaattttcaacatataagtaAACGTCCCTCCTTGTACCAACGT
It contains:
- the LOC136424617 gene encoding GATA zinc finger domain-containing protein 15-like, which encodes MHNAWTNHSSTNNGSTNNSSTNDSSTNNSCTNDSSTNNSSTNNSCTNNSCTNDGGTNDGGTHNSGTNNSGTNNSGTNNSSTNDSSTNDSSTNDSRTHDRSTHDGGTNNGSTNNGGTHDGVCEDDNDMPFGESCYHYETEEPTDKDSAEIICQQGGGSLVSISSSDEYGMIMDEYEEKTYYLGATWINDAWAWDSGSTDGLDLLTSL